The Ancylobacter sp. WKF20 genome contains a region encoding:
- the tolQ gene encoding protein TolQ, protein MIGLFMQAGIVVKIIMVGLVIASVWVWAIIIDKTILFQRMKSQMDRFEATFWSGQSLEELYRSLSSRPNHAMAAIFVAAMREWKRSYEGGARSFTGLTQRLDKVMDVTIAREVERLENRLLWLATVGSAGPFIGLLGTVIGIMTSFQSIAASKNTSLAVVAPGIAEALLATAIGLFAAIPATIFYNKFVAQVNRQALRLEGFADEFSAILSRQIDERG, encoded by the coding sequence ATGATCGGCCTGTTCATGCAGGCCGGTATCGTGGTGAAGATCATCATGGTCGGACTGGTCATCGCCTCGGTCTGGGTCTGGGCGATCATCATCGACAAGACCATCCTGTTCCAGCGCATGAAGAGCCAGATGGACCGCTTCGAGGCGACCTTCTGGTCCGGCCAGAGCCTCGAGGAGCTCTACCGCTCGCTGTCCTCGCGCCCGAACCACGCCATGGCGGCGATCTTCGTGGCGGCGATGCGCGAGTGGAAGCGCTCCTATGAGGGCGGCGCGCGCTCCTTCACCGGGCTCACCCAGCGGCTCGACAAGGTGATGGACGTGACCATCGCCCGCGAGGTGGAGCGTCTCGAGAACCGGCTGCTCTGGCTTGCCACGGTCGGCTCGGCCGGCCCCTTCATCGGCCTGCTCGGCACGGTCATCGGCATCATGACCAGCTTCCAGTCGATCGCGGCTTCGAAGAACACCAGCCTCGCTGTTGTGGCGCCCGGTATCGCGGAAGCCCTTCTTGCGACAGCAATCGGCCTCTTCGCCGCCATTCCCGCGACCATTTTCTATAACAAGTTCGTCGCGCAGGTGAACCGGCAGGCCCTGCGGCTTGAGGGCTTCGCGGACGAGTTCTCCGCCATCCTGTCACGCCAGATCGACGAGCGGGGCTGA
- a CDS encoding DMT family transporter, producing MDKSLASAAPGRAADADFRDRLLGYGGALLAITIWGGWIVSTRHAVHGHLPPATVGWLRFVVAAVVLAPAWLRVGLWPKRNALPFLLCFLGAGGLFFLVVATAMRFVPAADVGPLLPGTMPLIVAVISVLVLHERLSTARLIGFICIALGVVTLGGRGLLYPEDGAWRGHLLLLTGAGMWACYTLAFRHTGMKVTETVGLVGLWSTVILTPVGLPGVIDAVQAGYGREVLIQLVMQGFLAGVVALIGFGTAIEKLGSSRAAAFTGLVPALAALIAIPVLDEHPDMAAIIGVIATGIGVALASGAFALRRRAAR from the coding sequence ATGGACAAGTCTCTCGCGTCCGCCGCACCCGGTCGTGCGGCCGACGCTGATTTTCGCGATCGGCTGCTGGGCTATGGCGGCGCGCTGCTCGCCATCACCATCTGGGGCGGCTGGATCGTCTCCACCCGCCATGCGGTGCATGGCCATCTGCCGCCGGCGACCGTCGGCTGGCTGCGCTTTGTCGTGGCGGCGGTGGTGCTGGCTCCCGCCTGGCTGCGGGTCGGCCTCTGGCCGAAGCGCAACGCGCTGCCCTTCCTCCTGTGCTTTCTCGGCGCGGGCGGCCTCTTCTTCCTGGTCGTCGCCACCGCCATGCGTTTCGTGCCGGCGGCCGATGTCGGCCCGCTGCTGCCGGGCACCATGCCGCTGATCGTGGCTGTCATCTCGGTGCTGGTGCTGCATGAAAGGCTGAGCACGGCGCGGCTGATCGGTTTCATCTGCATCGCGCTCGGCGTCGTGACTCTCGGCGGGCGCGGGCTGCTCTACCCGGAGGATGGCGCCTGGCGTGGCCACCTGCTGCTGCTCACCGGCGCCGGCATGTGGGCCTGCTACACGCTGGCCTTCCGCCATACCGGCATGAAGGTGACGGAGACGGTGGGCCTCGTCGGCCTGTGGTCGACGGTGATCCTCACCCCCGTCGGCCTGCCGGGCGTGATCGACGCGGTGCAGGCGGGCTATGGGCGGGAGGTGCTGATCCAGCTGGTCATGCAGGGATTCCTCGCCGGCGTCGTCGCGCTGATCGGTTTCGGCACGGCGATCGAGAAGCTCGGCTCCTCGCGCGCGGCGGCGTTCACCGGGCTTGTGCCGGCACTCGCCGCGCTCATCGCCATCCCCGTGCTCGACGAGCACCCGGACATGGCGGCGATCATCGGCGTCATCGCCACCGGCATCGGCGTCGCACTAGCAAGCGGGGCGTTCGCCCTGCGTCGCCGGGCCGCGCGTTAA
- the pal gene encoding peptidoglycan-associated lipoprotein Pal: MIGMLRKLGGARIALIFGMAMLAAACAKNPMDGAGQALGSAPPGSPQEFIVSVGDRVFFESDQTDLTPQAQATLDKQAQWLNHYAKYTFTIEGHADERGTREYNIALGARRAESVRNYLVGRGVAASRMRTISYGKERPVAVCNDISCWSQNRRAVTVLNGAGS; the protein is encoded by the coding sequence ATGATCGGTATGTTGCGCAAGCTGGGCGGAGCGCGCATCGCCCTTATTTTCGGCATGGCGATGCTTGCCGCCGCCTGCGCCAAGAATCCCATGGACGGCGCCGGCCAGGCGCTGGGTTCGGCGCCTCCCGGCAGCCCGCAGGAGTTCATCGTCTCCGTCGGCGACCGCGTCTTCTTCGAGAGCGACCAGACCGACCTGACACCGCAGGCTCAGGCCACCCTCGACAAGCAGGCGCAGTGGCTCAACCACTACGCCAAGTACACCTTCACCATTGAAGGTCACGCCGACGAGCGCGGCACCCGCGAGTACAACATCGCCCTGGGCGCCCGCCGCGCCGAGAGCGTGCGCAACTATCTGGTGGGCCGCGGCGTCGCCGCCAGCCGGATGCGCACCATCTCCTACGGCAAGGAGCGCCCGGTCGCGGTCTGCAACGATATCTCCTGCTGGTCGCAGAACCGGCGCGCCGTCACCGTGCTCAACGGCGCCGGTTCCTGA
- a CDS encoding TetR/AcrR family transcriptional regulator: MSWSKNGETRGYHHGNLREALIKAALDLIAEKGIAGATFAEAARRAGVSPAAPYRHFRDRDELLAAVAAAGFERFAGALEAGWNGGTPTPQEAYERMGRAYLAFARENPSDYVAMFESGLPADAHPTLAQASQRAFGVLREAADVLVASMPAPGRPPALMVALHTWALAHGVASLFGRPDASRRKLPMSPEDLLEAGFLVYLKGVGAPGA, from the coding sequence ATGAGCTGGTCCAAGAACGGCGAGACCCGCGGCTATCATCACGGCAACCTGCGGGAAGCCCTGATCAAGGCCGCGTTGGATCTTATCGCCGAGAAGGGCATTGCCGGCGCCACTTTCGCCGAGGCGGCGCGGCGCGCGGGCGTCTCGCCGGCCGCGCCCTACCGACATTTCCGCGACCGTGACGAATTGCTGGCCGCTGTCGCCGCCGCCGGTTTCGAGCGTTTCGCCGGCGCGCTGGAGGCAGGCTGGAATGGCGGCACGCCGACGCCGCAGGAAGCCTATGAGCGGATGGGCCGGGCCTATCTCGCCTTTGCCCGCGAAAACCCGTCCGACTACGTCGCCATGTTCGAATCCGGGTTGCCGGCCGACGCCCATCCCACTCTGGCGCAGGCGAGCCAGCGCGCCTTCGGCGTGCTGCGCGAGGCGGCGGACGTGCTGGTGGCGTCCATGCCGGCTCCCGGCCGCCCGCCAGCGCTGATGGTGGCGCTGCATACCTGGGCGCTGGCGCATGGCGTCGCTTCGCTGTTCGGCCGGCCGGATGCCAGCCGCCGCAAGCTGCCCATGTCGCCCGAAGACCTGCTGGAAGCCGGCTTCCTCGTCTATCTCAAGGGCGTAGGCGCGCCGGGCGCGTGA
- the tolR gene encoding protein TolR, translated as MGMSSGGSGGWTSRRSRRRGGGAVMSDINVTPMVDVMLVLLIIFMVAAPMLTVGVPLDLPQTQAQAVSQDHQPLVISINNKGQVYLQETEIQVSELVPKLMAIAKAGYDERIFVRGDKSVDYGTVMQVMGRLSGAGFKRVALVSEVEQGG; from the coding sequence ATGGGCATGTCCTCGGGAGGCAGCGGCGGCTGGACCTCGCGGCGTTCGCGCCGCCGGGGCGGCGGAGCCGTCATGTCCGACATCAACGTCACCCCCATGGTCGACGTGATGCTCGTGCTGCTCATCATCTTCATGGTCGCCGCGCCGATGCTGACCGTCGGCGTGCCGCTGGACCTGCCGCAGACGCAGGCGCAGGCGGTGTCGCAGGACCATCAGCCACTGGTGATCTCGATCAACAACAAGGGCCAGGTCTACCTGCAGGAGACCGAGATCCAGGTGAGCGAACTCGTGCCCAAGCTCATGGCCATCGCCAAGGCCGGCTATGACGAGCGCATCTTCGTGCGCGGCGACAAGTCGGTCGATTATGGCACGGTGATGCAGGTCATGGGCCGGCTCTCCGGCGCCGGCTTCAAGCGCGTTGCCCTCGTCTCCGAAGTCGAGCAGGGGGGCTGA
- a CDS encoding cell envelope biogenesis protein TolA, producing the protein MRAGLVSSAALHVGIIGFMLVSFSSARPLDAMQESMPIDIVSDAELSQMMAGKKDAPKAEKPKPVVEKVAPTPKPAEQLDAKVDDKKPEVKAANEPVAPPPPPPAEAKPEPKPPAAAQATPQPAPPKDAESLAAKPPEAPKDEPKPDQQAQAKPAPAPPKKPKDIPPKVVQQPPKDQQEFKPNEIAALLDKRTATRQASIGDTINNTAALGASVGTAATLSQTEIDALRARLMQLWNPPAGAANPEELIVTIRIRLNQDGTLSGPPMVVTSGSSPFFMTARDSAIRAIFRGQPFNMLNPAKYEAWKDIEVTFDPREMVRG; encoded by the coding sequence ATGCGCGCGGGCCTCGTCTCCTCGGCGGCACTTCACGTCGGCATCATCGGCTTCATGCTGGTTTCCTTCTCGTCCGCCCGTCCGCTGGACGCGATGCAGGAATCCATGCCGATCGACATCGTCTCCGATGCCGAGCTGAGCCAGATGATGGCGGGCAAGAAGGACGCGCCGAAGGCCGAGAAGCCCAAGCCCGTGGTCGAGAAGGTGGCGCCCACTCCCAAGCCCGCCGAGCAGCTCGACGCTAAGGTCGATGACAAGAAGCCCGAGGTGAAGGCCGCCAACGAGCCGGTCGCGCCGCCGCCGCCCCCGCCGGCGGAAGCCAAGCCCGAGCCCAAGCCCCCGGCCGCCGCGCAGGCGACGCCCCAGCCCGCCCCGCCCAAGGACGCGGAATCGCTGGCCGCCAAGCCCCCGGAAGCGCCGAAGGACGAGCCCAAGCCTGACCAGCAGGCGCAGGCCAAGCCCGCCCCGGCGCCGCCGAAGAAGCCGAAGGACATTCCCCCGAAGGTGGTGCAGCAGCCGCCGAAGGACCAGCAGGAATTCAAGCCGAACGAGATCGCCGCGCTGCTCGACAAGCGCACGGCCACCCGTCAGGCTTCGATCGGCGACACGATCAACAACACCGCCGCGCTCGGCGCCTCGGTCGGCACGGCGGCAACGCTGTCGCAGACCGAGATCGACGCCCTGCGCGCCCGGCTGATGCAGCTGTGGAACCCGCCGGCCGGCGCGGCCAACCCGGAGGAGCTGATCGTGACGATCCGCATCCGGCTCAACCAGGACGGCACGCTGTCGGGCCCGCCCATGGTGGTCACCTCCGGCTCCAGCCCGTTCTTCATGACCGCGCGCGACAGCGCCATCCGCGCCATTTTCCGCGGTCAGCCGTTCAACATGCTCAATCCGGCCAAGTACGAGGCGTGGAAGGACATCGAAGTCACCTTCGATCCACGCGAGATGGTGCGGGGCTGA
- a CDS encoding DUF2852 domain-containing protein, whose translation MELAYKLDSYGKPAWIALTVLGFMAWWPLGLAILAFTIGSGRMFCGSRRGFGRWNGEGIEAFRNAFGGRRGFSSSGNSAFDEYREDTLRRLEEEQKEFKGFLDRLRQAKDKAEFDQFMADRRNRPAPTPPTDGAN comes from the coding sequence ATGGAGCTCGCATACAAGCTCGACAGTTACGGCAAGCCGGCCTGGATCGCGCTCACGGTCCTAGGCTTCATGGCCTGGTGGCCGCTGGGTTTGGCGATCCTGGCCTTCACCATAGGGAGTGGACGGATGTTTTGTGGCAGCAGGCGCGGCTTCGGCCGCTGGAACGGCGAGGGCATCGAAGCCTTCCGCAACGCCTTCGGTGGTCGCCGCGGCTTCTCCTCCTCGGGCAACAGCGCCTTCGACGAGTATCGCGAGGACACGCTGCGCCGTCTCGAGGAGGAGCAGAAGGAGTTCAAGGGCTTCCTTGATCGCCTGCGCCAGGCCAAGGACAAGGCGGAGTTCGACCAGTTCATGGCCGACCGCCGCAACCGTCCCGCCCCGACGCCGCCCACGGACGGCGCCAACTGA
- the ybgC gene encoding tol-pal system-associated acyl-CoA thioesterase, whose translation MNQRPDPFSPDVLKADPFLHLAGRLVPGGHVLPVRVYYEDTDFSGIVYHANYLKFMERARSDHLRLIGVVQGALFGAALEEAPGFAFVVRSMELQFVRPARIDDVLEIHTSPVEVAGASITLQQKVMRGTELLVEGKVKVAFVAQGRARRIPDALRAAMKAALGEAPEA comes from the coding sequence ATGAACCAGCGACCCGACCCCTTCTCCCCCGACGTCCTCAAGGCCGATCCCTTCCTGCACCTCGCCGGGCGGCTGGTGCCGGGCGGCCATGTGCTGCCCGTGCGGGTCTATTACGAGGACACGGATTTTTCCGGCATCGTCTATCACGCCAACTACCTGAAGTTCATGGAGCGGGCGCGTTCGGACCATCTGCGCCTCATCGGCGTGGTGCAGGGCGCGCTGTTCGGCGCCGCGCTGGAAGAGGCGCCGGGCTTCGCCTTCGTCGTGCGCTCCATGGAGCTGCAATTCGTCCGCCCCGCGCGCATTGACGACGTGCTGGAGATTCACACCAGCCCGGTCGAGGTGGCCGGTGCCTCCATCACCCTTCAGCAAAAGGTGATGCGCGGCACCGAGCTGCTGGTCGAGGGCAAGGTGAAGGTCGCCTTCGTGGCGCAGGGGCGCGCCCGCCGCATCCCGGATGCGCTGCGCGCCGCCATGAAGGCCGCTCTGGGCGAGGCCCCGGAAGCCTGA
- the ruvC gene encoding crossover junction endodeoxyribonuclease RuvC codes for MAPAPIRILGLDPGLRRTGWGVIEAVGTRLVFVACGTVMPPEEGELANRLAYLHTELANVLRAFAPDEAAVEETFVNMNPASTLKLGQARGVVMVTPALAGVPVAEYAALLVKKTVVGAGRADKAQIRMMMKVLLPQADFETDDAADALAVAVTHAQHRGMAALKARTAAQLGARVAAR; via the coding sequence ATGGCGCCCGCTCCGATTCGCATCCTCGGCCTTGATCCCGGCCTTCGCCGCACCGGCTGGGGGGTGATCGAGGCTGTCGGCACGCGCCTTGTCTTCGTCGCCTGCGGCACGGTGATGCCGCCCGAGGAGGGGGAACTGGCGAACCGCCTCGCCTATCTCCACACGGAGCTCGCGAATGTGCTGCGCGCCTTCGCGCCCGACGAGGCGGCGGTGGAGGAAACCTTCGTCAACATGAACCCGGCCTCGACGCTGAAGCTCGGCCAGGCGCGCGGCGTGGTCATGGTCACGCCGGCCCTCGCGGGCGTGCCGGTCGCCGAATATGCCGCGCTTCTGGTGAAGAAGACCGTGGTCGGCGCGGGCCGCGCCGACAAGGCGCAGATTCGCATGATGATGAAGGTGCTGCTGCCGCAGGCCGATTTCGAGACCGACGACGCGGCGGATGCGCTTGCGGTCGCCGTCACCCACGCCCAGCATAGGGGGATGGCGGCGCTGAAGGCCCGCACCGCCGCGCAGCTCGGCGCCCGGGTCGCGGCGCGATGA
- the tolB gene encoding Tol-Pal system beta propeller repeat protein TolB: MTQIIRPGFAGPTLGRRGLITGAGALAGVGLLSRPAQAVLKLDVTQGTVQPLPIAITDFVGGGSPQDVEAGKGVTQIISADLRRSGLFAPLDPAAFVEKITNPDASPRFQDWRVINAQALVTGRMTRQPDGRVKAEFRLWDVFAGQQLIGQQYFTQPENWRRVAHIIADAIYERLTGEKGYFDTRIVFVDESGPKEKRVKRLAIMDQDGANVTYLTRGDDLVLTPRFSPTSQEITYMSYGRGEPRVYLLNIETGQREVVGNFPNMSFSPRFAPDGQRVILSLQQGANSNIFVMDLRSKATTRLTDTPAIDTAPCYSPDGTQICFESDRGGGSQIYVMNPDGSNQRRISFGDGRYSTPVWSPRGDVIAFTKQAGGRFAIGLMRPDGQGERILTEGYHNEGPTFAPNGRVIMFFRDPGGAAGPQLYTVDITGYNEQRIPTPSYASDPAWSPLRS, encoded by the coding sequence ATGACCCAGATTATCCGCCCGGGTTTTGCGGGCCCCACCCTTGGCCGGCGCGGCCTGATTACGGGCGCCGGCGCGCTCGCGGGCGTTGGCCTTCTATCGCGGCCGGCGCAAGCCGTGCTGAAGCTCGACGTGACGCAGGGCACCGTGCAGCCTCTGCCCATCGCCATCACCGATTTCGTCGGTGGCGGCAGCCCGCAGGATGTCGAGGCCGGCAAGGGCGTCACCCAGATCATCTCGGCTGATCTGCGCCGCTCTGGCCTGTTCGCCCCGCTCGACCCGGCCGCCTTCGTCGAGAAGATCACCAACCCGGACGCGTCCCCGCGCTTCCAGGACTGGCGCGTCATCAACGCCCAGGCGCTGGTCACCGGCCGCATGACCCGCCAGCCCGACGGGCGGGTGAAGGCCGAGTTCCGCCTGTGGGACGTGTTCGCCGGCCAGCAGCTCATCGGCCAGCAATATTTCACCCAGCCGGAAAACTGGCGCCGCGTCGCCCACATCATCGCCGACGCGATCTATGAGCGCCTGACCGGTGAGAAGGGCTATTTCGACACGCGCATCGTCTTCGTCGACGAGAGCGGGCCGAAGGAAAAGCGCGTAAAGCGCCTCGCCATCATGGACCAGGACGGCGCCAACGTGACCTATCTCACGCGCGGCGACGACCTTGTGCTGACGCCGCGCTTCTCGCCGACCAGCCAGGAAATCACCTATATGAGCTATGGCCGCGGCGAGCCGCGCGTCTATCTGCTCAACATCGAGACCGGCCAGCGCGAAGTCGTCGGCAACTTCCCGAATATGAGCTTCTCGCCGCGCTTCGCCCCCGATGGGCAGCGGGTGATCCTCTCGCTCCAGCAGGGCGCCAATTCGAACATCTTCGTGATGGACCTGCGCTCCAAGGCGACGACGCGCCTCACCGACACGCCGGCCATCGACACCGCGCCCTGCTACTCGCCCGACGGCACGCAGATCTGCTTCGAGAGCGACCGTGGCGGCGGCTCGCAGATCTATGTGATGAACCCGGATGGCTCGAACCAGCGCCGCATCTCCTTCGGCGACGGGCGCTATTCGACGCCGGTGTGGTCGCCGCGCGGCGACGTCATCGCCTTCACCAAGCAGGCCGGCGGGCGCTTCGCCATCGGCCTGATGCGGCCGGACGGGCAGGGCGAGCGCATCCTCACTGAGGGCTATCACAATGAGGGCCCTACCTTCGCGCCGAATGGCCGCGTCATCATGTTCTTCCGCGATCCGGGCGGGGCGGCGGGTCCGCAGCTCTATACGGTCGACATCACCGGCTATAATGAGCAGCGCATCCCGACGCCGAGCTATGCTTCGGACCCGGCATGGTCGCCTCTTCGCTCGTGA
- a CDS encoding sulfite exporter TauE/SafE family protein, with the protein MTFDVVLVWAVLTALIAGVTRGFSGFGGALIFVPLVSAAYGPRIAAPTLLVIDTALTLPFLVQAFRACMWRQVAPLAAGAVLTVPVGVAILGWIDPLVLRWFFAALSLAMLALLVSGWRHSGGHGLPTTFGVGLLAGVLGGAAQMSGPPVVAYWLGSGQPSAMVRANLFGFFALATLSSGTAYAVSGMITQEVGLLSLILGPAYAVGLFTGNRAFRGASDDHFRRIAYGIIGLAALASLPIFDGLLGR; encoded by the coding sequence ATGACGTTCGACGTGGTCCTCGTCTGGGCCGTTCTCACCGCCCTGATCGCCGGTGTCACCCGCGGCTTTTCCGGCTTTGGCGGCGCGCTGATCTTCGTGCCGCTGGTCAGCGCCGCCTATGGGCCGCGCATCGCCGCGCCGACGCTGCTGGTGATCGACACCGCGCTCACCTTGCCCTTTCTGGTGCAGGCTTTCCGCGCCTGCATGTGGCGGCAGGTCGCCCCGCTGGCGGCCGGCGCGGTGCTCACCGTGCCTGTTGGCGTCGCCATTCTCGGCTGGATCGACCCGCTGGTGCTGCGCTGGTTCTTCGCCGCGCTATCGCTCGCCATGCTGGCGCTGCTGGTCTCCGGCTGGCGCCACAGCGGCGGCCATGGCCTGCCGACCACCTTCGGCGTCGGCCTGCTGGCGGGCGTGCTCGGCGGGGCGGCGCAGATGTCCGGCCCGCCGGTAGTGGCCTATTGGCTCGGCAGCGGCCAGCCCTCGGCCATGGTGCGGGCAAACCTGTTCGGCTTCTTCGCGCTGGCGACGCTCTCCTCCGGCACCGCCTATGCGGTGAGCGGCATGATCACGCAGGAGGTCGGGCTGCTGTCGCTGATCCTCGGCCCGGCCTATGCGGTGGGGCTGTTTACCGGCAACCGCGCCTTCCGGGGCGCCAGCGACGACCATTTCCGCCGCATCGCTTATGGGATCATCGGCCTCGCCGCACTCGCCAGCCTGCCGATCTTCGACGGGCTGCTGGGGCGGTAG
- the ruvB gene encoding Holliday junction branch migration DNA helicase RuvB, whose translation MTTKRLITPDKREEDLTEASLRPQNLAEFVGQEQARANLDVFIRAAKARGEALDHVLFVGPPGLGKTTLAQIVARELGVGFRSTSGPVIAKAGDLAALLTNLEERDVLFIDEIHRLNPAVEEILYPAMEDYELDLIIGEGPAARSVKIQLSKFTLVGATTRSGLLTTPLRDRFGIPIRLNFYTVDELELVVTRGARVLGIPISKDGAREIARRARGTPRIAGRLLRRVRDFTLVAGKEIIDREAADRALGALEVDGVGLDQMDRRYLSVIALNYGGGPVGVETIAAALSEPRDAIEEIIEPYLVQQGFIQRTPRGRVLTAHAFRHLGLQVPTAANQIPLFDEGD comes from the coding sequence ATGACCACCAAGCGCCTCATCACCCCCGACAAGCGCGAGGAAGACCTCACCGAGGCCTCGCTGCGCCCGCAGAACCTCGCGGAATTCGTCGGCCAGGAGCAGGCCCGCGCCAATCTCGACGTGTTTATTCGCGCCGCCAAGGCGCGCGGCGAGGCGCTGGACCATGTGCTGTTCGTCGGCCCGCCCGGCCTCGGCAAGACCACGCTGGCGCAGATCGTGGCGCGCGAGCTCGGCGTCGGCTTCCGTTCGACCTCCGGCCCGGTCATCGCCAAGGCGGGCGACCTTGCCGCGCTGCTGACCAATCTCGAAGAACGCGATGTGCTGTTCATCGACGAGATCCACCGCCTCAACCCCGCGGTGGAGGAAATCCTCTACCCGGCGATGGAGGATTACGAGCTCGACCTCATCATCGGCGAGGGCCCGGCGGCGCGCTCGGTGAAGATCCAGCTGTCGAAATTCACCCTGGTCGGCGCCACCACCCGGTCGGGTCTGCTCACCACGCCGCTGCGCGACCGCTTCGGCATTCCGATCCGCCTGAACTTCTACACGGTGGACGAGCTGGAACTGGTGGTGACGCGCGGCGCGCGGGTGCTGGGCATCCCGATCTCCAAGGATGGCGCGCGCGAAATCGCCCGGCGCGCCCGCGGCACGCCGCGCATCGCCGGGCGTCTCTTGCGCCGGGTGCGCGACTTCACGCTGGTCGCCGGCAAGGAGATCATCGACCGCGAAGCCGCTGACCGGGCGCTCGGCGCGCTAGAGGTCGATGGCGTCGGGCTCGACCAGATGGACCGGCGCTATCTCTCGGTGATCGCGCTCAATTATGGTGGCGGTCCGGTGGGCGTGGAAACCATCGCCGCGGCGCTCTCCGAGCCGCGTGACGCGATCGAGGAGATCATCGAGCCCTATCTGGTGCAGCAGGGTTTCATCCAGCGCACCCCGCGCGGGCGCGTGCTCACCGCCCACGCCTTCCGCCATCTCGGCCTGCAGGTGCCGACGGCGGCCAATCAGATCCCGCTGTTCGACGAGGGTGACTAG
- the ybgF gene encoding tol-pal system protein YbgF, with protein sequence MMVRLPRCLALFALAAALIGPVALRDAHAQADNNFFGNLFKPPGQVRQGTQPQPDALPADDPGNVSTRVDRIENQLRTLTGQIEELQYRNQQLEQQIKALQSEIDFRSPGGAPPPAAGAAVPRAPAADPSAGRRTDVFDPNAQAGAPGAPRPLGTTAPSGAVSGGAGTPMDLGQLSGQVAAGGAPVGATQPPTSSPKDLFDLAYGYMLRQDYAQSSQTFEQFLKLYPNDRAAPDAYYWLGETQYQRKTYKEAAQNFLKVSTDYPNAVKAPDALLRLGQSLAAIGEKDAACATFNAVGNKYPRASTTIKQGVAQEQKRVGC encoded by the coding sequence ATGATGGTCCGCCTTCCGCGTTGCCTCGCCCTTTTCGCCCTTGCCGCCGCGCTGATCGGGCCGGTCGCGCTGCGCGACGCCCATGCCCAGGCCGACAACAATTTCTTCGGCAACCTGTTCAAGCCGCCGGGCCAGGTGCGCCAGGGCACCCAGCCGCAGCCTGACGCCTTGCCGGCGGACGATCCGGGCAATGTGTCCACGCGCGTCGACCGCATCGAGAACCAGCTGCGCACGCTGACCGGCCAGATCGAGGAGCTGCAGTACCGCAACCAGCAGCTCGAACAGCAGATCAAGGCGCTGCAGAGCGAGATCGACTTCCGCAGCCCGGGCGGCGCCCCGCCGCCGGCCGCTGGGGCCGCCGTCCCGCGCGCGCCCGCCGCTGACCCTTCCGCCGGCCGGCGCACCGACGTTTTCGATCCGAACGCCCAGGCCGGCGCCCCCGGCGCGCCGCGCCCGCTCGGCACGACCGCGCCGTCCGGCGCTGTCTCCGGCGGGGCCGGCACGCCGATGGATCTCGGCCAGCTCTCCGGCCAGGTGGCGGCCGGGGGTGCGCCGGTCGGGGCGACGCAGCCCCCGACCAGCAGCCCGAAGGATCTGTTCGACCTCGCCTATGGCTATATGCTGCGCCAGGACTATGCCCAGTCCAGCCAGACCTTCGAGCAGTTCCTCAAGCTCTACCCGAACGACCGCGCCGCGCCCGACGCCTATTACTGGCTCGGCGAGACGCAGTATCAGCGCAAGACCTACAAGGAAGCGGCGCAGAATTTCCTGAAGGTCTCGACCGATTACCCCAACGCGGTGAAGGCGCCGGACGCGCTGCTGCGCCTCGGCCAGTCGCTCGCGGCCATCGGCGAGAAGGACGCCGCCTGCGCCACCTTCAACGCTGTCGGCAACAAATATCCGCGCGCCTCCACCACCATCAAGCAGGGTGTGGCGCAGGAGCAGAAGCGTGTCGGCTGCTGA
- the ruvA gene encoding Holliday junction branch migration protein RuvA — protein MIGKLKGIVDSYGEDHVILDVQGVGYLVHCSGRTQQALPAAGEAATLFIETFVREDMIRLYGFVSQAEKAWFLLLQNVQGVGAKVALNVLSTLSPSELANAVAVGDKAMVSRANGVGPKVAARIVAELKDKAPGFSTVDPMVAGLAAQLEDRNAPAPVADAVSALVNLGYAQLQASVAVAAALREAGEGADTARLIRLGLKELAR, from the coding sequence GTGATCGGCAAACTTAAGGGCATCGTCGATTCCTATGGCGAGGACCATGTGATCCTCGACGTGCAGGGCGTTGGCTATCTCGTCCATTGCTCCGGCCGCACCCAGCAGGCTTTGCCTGCGGCCGGCGAGGCGGCGACGCTGTTCATCGAGACCTTCGTGCGCGAGGACATGATCCGCCTCTACGGTTTCGTCTCGCAGGCGGAGAAGGCGTGGTTCCTGCTGCTGCAGAACGTGCAGGGCGTCGGCGCCAAGGTGGCGCTCAACGTGCTCTCCACGCTCTCTCCCTCCGAACTCGCCAATGCGGTGGCTGTGGGCGACAAAGCGATGGTGTCCCGCGCCAATGGCGTCGGCCCGAAGGTGGCCGCCCGCATCGTCGCCGAGCTGAAGGACAAGGCGCCGGGCTTCTCGACCGTCGATCCGATGGTCGCCGGGCTCGCCGCGCAGCTTGAGGACCGCAATGCGCCCGCGCCGGTGGCCGATGCGGTCTCGGCGCTGGTCAATCTCGGCTACGCCCAGCTTCAGGCCAGCGTGGCGGTGGCGGCGGCGCTGCGCGAGGCGGGGGAGGGGGCCGATACGGCGCGCCTCATCCGCCTCGGCCTCAAGGAACTCGCGCGATGA